The Microcystis aeruginosa NIES-843 sequence AATTGCTGATTTTATTAATGCCTATCAAGAGGTTAGAAACGCTGATCGCCCGACAAAACTCCGTCATTTGTCCCAGGTTCCAGGGGTGTATGTTCCTAGTTTATATACCGTTAATTATGACAGTCCAGAAGGTGAAATTACAGCAATTCTACCCATAGATAATAATGTTCCCGCCTTTGTTAGTAAACAAACCTATCGCAGTAATACCCTTTCTGCTTCTACGGTGGTGACAAAACAAGCGGCATGGGAGAATATTTATATGGTAGAGGTGGTGCGAAGTTGTCCAGAAATGTGCCGTTTTTGTTTAGCTAGTTATCTAACTTTACCCTTTCGTACCGCTAGTTTAGAATCTTTAATTCCCGCCATTGAAAAAGGTTTAAAAGTGACTGATCGCCTTGGTTTATTAGGTGCTTCCGTCAGCCAACATCCTGAATTTGAAACCTTACTCGATTATCTTTTTCAACCAAAATTTGAGGGGGTTAGACTCTCGATCGCTTCAGTTAGAACTAATACCGTCACGGAAAAATTAGCCAGAATTTTATCCCAAAGAGACACCAAATCAATTACTATTGCCGTAGAAAGTGGTTCCGATCGCCTACGGGAAATTATCAACAAAAAGTTAGCCAATGATGAAATTATCCAAGCTGCTATTAATGCTAAAGCGGGCGGTTTAAAAGGGATAAAACTCTATGGTATGGTGGGAATACCGGGAGAAGAAACCGAAGATATAGCGGCGACTGTGGAAATGTTAATAGCATTAAAAAAAGCCGCCTCTGGACTGCGAATTTCTTTCGGTTGCAGCACCTTTGTGCCTAAATCCCATACTCCTTTTCAGTGGTTTGGCGTTAATAAAATGGCCGAAAAAAGATTAAAATATCTAGAGAAACAATTAGGTAAACAGGGCATAGAATTTCGCCCAGAAAGTTATAATTGGTCGGTGATTCAAGCCCTATTATCTAGAGGCGATCGCCGCTTGACTTCCCTGTTAGAATTAACCCGTGGCTACGGTGATTCTTTAGGCAGTTATAAACGGGCTTTTAAGGAACTAAAAGGACAAATTCCCCCTCTAGATTATTACGTCCATCAGCAATGGCGTTTAGAACAGGTTTTACCCTGGAGTCATTTACACGGTCCTTTATCCTCAAATGTTTTGGTAAAACATTTAGAAGATTCCCAAACAAAAAGGTAAAGTATCGCTAATAAGCTAAGACGCATTTCAACAATGTCTTGACTATCAGACCCCACATGAGGTATTCTATCAAGGTAGATCAGATAGTGGTGACATTCAGACTTGAATTAGCCCTATTAAAAACAAAAAAATGTTACTTTTATTAACTATAAATCTCGATTAAACCATTAATTTAATCTTAGTTGATCAACCCATGAGCAAGAAAAATGAGACCGTTACCCTGCTTTTAGCCTTGGTGATTACCCTAGTATTTTTTGGGGCAGGTGGTTGGTGGTTATACAATCGTTTTCAAGGAAAAAATAACCCAACCAATCTTTCTGAAATCGAGAAAATATCACCGGAGCAAAAATCGGTATCGGCACAAGCAAAATTTAGTCAAGGGGAAAACTTATTAATAGTTGAAGGGGCTTCTTCGGACAAACAAGCTGCCATACAGGCAATCGGGAAAGGAGACTTTCAGCAAGCAGTTTACCTCCTAGAAAAATCCCTGCGAGCTAATCAAAATGATCCGGAAGCTCTCATCTACTTAAATAACGCCCGTATTGGTGAAGCTAAGTCCTATACTATCGCCGTTTCCGTGCCAATTGGTAGCAATGTCAACACCGCCCTAGAAGTTTTACGAGGAGTTGCCCAATCTCAAAATCAAATCAATCAAACCGGAGGAATTAATGGCACTCCTTTAAAAGTTCTCATTGCTGATGATGCTGATAATCCCGAAATTGCCGCTCAAATTGCCCAAAAATTAGCGGCTGATAACAGCATTTTAGGAGTAGTAGGACACACTAGCAGTGACACCTCTTTAGCGGCGGCGGCTATCTATCAAAAAGGGGGATTAGTAATGATTTCCCCCATCAGTACCTCAGTTAAACTCTCCAATTTTGGTGACTATATCTTTCGTTCTGTTCCCAGTGATTTTGTGGCGGCACGGGCATTAGCCGAATCTAGCTTGCAAAAAATTCCTAACGTCAAGGCAGTGGTATTTTTTAACTCCCAAAGTAATTATAGTCAATCCCTAAAATCTGAATTTACCACCGCTTTAGGATTAGGAGGAGGTCAAGTGGTGAGTGAATTTGATCTATCTTCCCTCACTTTTACCCCTTCTAAAAGCCTCCAACAAGCTCAACAGGAGGGAGCAAATCTAATCGCCCTTCTTGGGGATAGTGGAACCCTAGATAAGGCTTTGCAGGTGGTTCAAATCAATGGTCAAAAATTACCGATTGTGGCGGGTGATGACGTTTATAGCCCCAAAACTCTGGATGTAGGCGGAAAAAATGCCCTTGGCATGATTGTTGCTGTCGCTTGGCATTTGGCGGCTAATCCAAATAGTCCTTTTGTGAATAATTCCCGCCAATTGTGGCAAGGAGACGTAAATTGGCGCACCGTCACCGCTTATGACGCTACCCAGGCTTTAATTGCTGGCATTAAGGCAGAATCTAGCCGAGAGGGAGTTCAACAGGCGTTAAGAAGCAGTGATTTTTCTGTTCCCGGGGCGACTAATCCAGTGCGATTTTTACCGTCTGGCGATCGCAATCAATCCGTGCAATTAGTGGTAGTTAAACCCGGTTCTCGTTCTAGTTTTGGGGTAGATTTTGTGCCAATTTCTCGATAAAATGACAACTAAATCAAGATGAATTATAAGTAAGTAGTTATAATTAAATTGAAGATAGATTTTGCCTCTGATCCCCCCTTAATCCCCCCTTAATAAGGGGGGTGCCGATCCCCCCTTAATCCCCCCTTAATAAGGGGGGTGTCTGAGAACTTTTAACACCTACCTACTTATGTTAGAAACTCCCCCTAAATATTCTGTTCTTGGTTTACCGGTTCATCTCCTCGATAACTACAGTCGTTGGTT is a genomic window containing:
- a CDS encoding ABC transporter substrate-binding protein produces the protein MSKKNETVTLLLALVITLVFFGAGGWWLYNRFQGKNNPTNLSEIEKISPEQKSVSAQAKFSQGENLLIVEGASSDKQAAIQAIGKGDFQQAVYLLEKSLRANQNDPEALIYLNNARIGEAKSYTIAVSVPIGSNVNTALEVLRGVAQSQNQINQTGGINGTPLKVLIADDADNPEIAAQIAQKLAADNSILGVVGHTSSDTSLAAAAIYQKGGLVMISPISTSVKLSNFGDYIFRSVPSDFVAARALAESSLQKIPNVKAVVFFNSQSNYSQSLKSEFTTALGLGGGQVVSEFDLSSLTFTPSKSLQQAQQEGANLIALLGDSGTLDKALQVVQINGQKLPIVAGDDVYSPKTLDVGGKNALGMIVAVAWHLAANPNSPFVNNSRQLWQGDVNWRTVTAYDATQALIAGIKAESSREGVQQALRSSDFSVPGATNPVRFLPSGDRNQSVQLVVVKPGSRSSFGVDFVPISR
- a CDS encoding B12-binding domain-containing radical SAM protein, which translates into the protein MTILQDEKLLFTPAIPHSDALRTIFAFPNQYSVGITSLGYQIVWATLALRSDIQVSRLFTDFQESLPRYPELVGFSFSWELDYVNILSLLESLEIPCHSHQRQDRQAIIFGGGPVLTANPEPFAAFFDVILLGDGENLIADFINAYQEVRNADRPTKLRHLSQVPGVYVPSLYTVNYDSPEGEITAILPIDNNVPAFVSKQTYRSNTLSASTVVTKQAAWENIYMVEVVRSCPEMCRFCLASYLTLPFRTASLESLIPAIEKGLKVTDRLGLLGASVSQHPEFETLLDYLFQPKFEGVRLSIASVRTNTVTEKLARILSQRDTKSITIAVESGSDRLREIINKKLANDEIIQAAINAKAGGLKGIKLYGMVGIPGEETEDIAATVEMLIALKKAASGLRISFGCSTFVPKSHTPFQWFGVNKMAEKRLKYLEKQLGKQGIEFRPESYNWSVIQALLSRGDRRLTSLLELTRGYGDSLGSYKRAFKELKGQIPPLDYYVHQQWRLEQVLPWSHLHGPLSSNVLVKHLEDSQTKR